A genome region from Mycobacterium florentinum includes the following:
- a CDS encoding rhodanese-like domain-containing protein produces MSRIDVVLRSARRRLRRLCAAEVPDALRRGAVLVDIRPQAQRFREGEVPGALVIERNVLEWRCDPTSDARLPEAVGDDVEWVILCSEGYTSSLAAAALLDIGLHRATDVVGGYHALAGAGVLAELGGESIDAAALANTGASVRRWL; encoded by the coding sequence GTGAGCCGTATCGACGTGGTCTTGAGATCCGCCCGACGCCGTCTTCGCCGGCTCTGCGCCGCCGAGGTGCCCGATGCACTGCGGCGCGGGGCGGTGCTCGTCGATATCCGGCCGCAGGCGCAGCGATTCCGCGAGGGCGAAGTGCCGGGCGCGCTGGTGATCGAACGCAATGTCCTGGAATGGCGTTGCGACCCGACCAGCGACGCCCGCCTGCCCGAAGCCGTCGGCGACGACGTCGAGTGGGTGATCCTGTGTTCGGAGGGCTACACGTCCAGCCTGGCGGCGGCCGCGCTGCTCGACATCGGGCTGCACCGGGCCACTGACGTCGTCGGCGGCTATCACGCGCTGGCCGGCGCCGGGGTGCTGGCCGAATTGGGCGGCGAGTCGATTGACGCGGCGGCGCTGGCCAATACCGGCGCCAGCGTCCGCCGCTGGCTCTAG
- a CDS encoding alpha/beta hydrolase, which translates to MSEPGSATGTGDESAVGADKLAGSPDAPPGGVATKTDAEPEDLDSAGLVEIATKPFWVRHYTFTGTTVGLIFIWFSLTPSLLPRGPLFQALVSGFSGAIGYGLGVFSVWLVRYMRSKESSPPPPRWAWKVLIPVAVVGQVLMAIWFHVWQDDVRDLMGVPHLQWYDYPLAAVLSFIVLFTVVEIGQAIRMLVSFLVGQLDRIAPFRVSATIVVVALVVLTITLLNGVVIKFTMRTLNNTFASANNEMSPEIAQPKSPLRSGGPQSLVSWESLGHQGRIFVSGGPSVDQLTRFNGAPATEPIRAYAGLKSADNITATADLAARELQREGGLQREIVAVATTTGTGWINEAEASALEYMYNGNSAIVSMQYSFLPSWLSFLVDKENARHAGQALFEAVDKLIRQLPEGHRPKLVVFGESLGSFGGEAPFMSLNNVVARTDGALFSGPTFNNTIWTDLTATRDAGSPEWLPIYNDGHNVRFVARPNNLDRPKDPWGTPRVVYLQHASDPIAWWTPDLLFSEPDWLRERRGYDVLPQTNWIPVVTFLQVSADMAVAVDVPDGHGHRYVADVANGWAAVLSPPGWTPEKTERLRPLLHAND; encoded by the coding sequence GTGAGCGAGCCTGGTTCTGCGACCGGCACCGGCGACGAATCAGCCGTCGGCGCAGACAAACTCGCGGGCTCGCCCGACGCCCCGCCCGGAGGCGTTGCCACCAAAACCGACGCGGAGCCGGAAGACCTTGACTCCGCCGGTCTGGTGGAGATCGCCACCAAGCCGTTCTGGGTCCGCCACTACACGTTCACCGGCACCACGGTCGGCCTGATCTTCATCTGGTTCTCGTTGACGCCGTCGCTGCTGCCGCGCGGCCCGCTGTTCCAGGCGCTGGTCAGCGGGTTCTCCGGCGCCATCGGCTACGGGCTGGGCGTCTTCTCGGTCTGGCTGGTCCGGTACATGCGCTCCAAGGAGTCCTCCCCGCCACCGCCGCGCTGGGCGTGGAAGGTGCTGATCCCGGTCGCCGTCGTCGGCCAGGTGCTGATGGCGATCTGGTTTCACGTGTGGCAAGACGACGTGCGGGACCTGATGGGTGTCCCACATCTGCAGTGGTACGACTACCCACTGGCCGCAGTGCTGTCGTTCATCGTGCTGTTCACGGTCGTCGAAATCGGGCAGGCCATCCGCATGCTGGTCAGTTTCCTTGTGGGACAACTCGATCGGATCGCGCCGTTTCGTGTCTCGGCCACCATCGTGGTGGTGGCGCTGGTGGTCCTGACGATCACCCTGCTCAACGGCGTGGTCATCAAATTCACGATGCGCACACTGAACAACACGTTCGCCTCGGCGAACAACGAGATGAGCCCCGAGATCGCACAGCCGAAAAGCCCGCTGCGATCCGGTGGCCCGCAGTCCCTGGTGTCGTGGGAATCGCTGGGCCACCAGGGCCGTATCTTCGTCAGCGGCGGCCCGTCGGTCGACCAGCTGACCCGTTTCAACGGAGCCCCGGCCACCGAACCGATCCGCGCCTATGCCGGCCTGAAGTCCGCCGACAACATCACCGCCACCGCCGACCTAGCGGCGCGCGAACTGCAACGCGAGGGCGGTCTACAGCGCGAAATCGTCGCGGTCGCAACGACTACCGGGACGGGTTGGATCAACGAAGCCGAAGCGTCGGCGCTGGAATACATGTACAACGGCAACTCCGCGATCGTCAGCATGCAGTACTCGTTCTTGCCGAGCTGGCTGTCGTTTCTGGTGGACAAGGAGAACGCCCGGCACGCCGGCCAGGCACTGTTCGAGGCCGTCGACAAACTGATCCGGCAACTGCCCGAGGGGCATCGCCCGAAGCTCGTGGTGTTCGGCGAGAGCCTGGGATCGTTCGGCGGTGAGGCGCCGTTCATGAGCCTCAACAATGTCGTGGCCCGCACCGACGGCGCCCTGTTCAGCGGGCCGACGTTCAACAACACCATCTGGACGGACCTGACCGCCACCCGAGACGCCGGTTCGCCGGAGTGGCTGCCCATCTACAACGACGGCCACAACGTCCGATTCGTCGCTCGCCCAAACAATCTGGATCGCCCCAAGGATCCGTGGGGTACACCGCGGGTGGTGTATTTGCAGCACGCCTCCGACCCGATCGCCTGGTGGACACCGGATCTGCTGTTCAGCGAACCGGATTGGCTGCGCGAGAGGCGGGGCTATGACGTGCTGCCGCAGACGAATTGGATCCCGGTGGTGACGTTCCTGCAAGTGTCGGCGGATATGGCGGTTGCCGTGGATGTGCCCGACGGACATGGCCACCGCTACGTCGCCGACGTCGCCAACGGCTGGGCCGCGGTGTTGTCACCGCCCGGGTGGACGCCGGAGAAAACCGAACGGCTGCGACCGTTGTTGCACGCCAACGACTAG
- a CDS encoding enoyl-CoA hydratase, with protein MSENTPKNYETILIERDERVGIITLNRPQALNALNSQVMNEVTSAATEFDNDPGIGAIIITGAGGKAFAAGADIKEMAGLSFADAYGSDFFATWGKLSAVRTPTIAAVAGYALGGGCELAMMCDLLIAADTAKFGQPEIKLGVLPGMGGSQRLTRAIGKAKAMDLILTGRTIGAEEAERSGLVSRVVPADDLLSEAKAVATTISQMSLSASRMAKEAVNRAFESTLAEGLLYERRLFHSTFATEDQSEGMAAFVEKRAPNFTHR; from the coding sequence ATGAGCGAGAACACCCCAAAAAACTACGAAACCATCCTGATCGAGCGCGACGAGCGAGTCGGAATCATCACGCTGAACCGGCCGCAGGCGCTCAACGCGCTCAACAGCCAGGTGATGAACGAAGTCACGAGTGCGGCAACAGAATTCGACAACGATCCGGGCATCGGTGCGATCATCATCACCGGCGCAGGCGGCAAGGCCTTCGCAGCGGGCGCGGACATCAAGGAGATGGCCGGGCTCAGCTTCGCCGACGCGTACGGCTCCGATTTCTTCGCCACCTGGGGCAAGCTGTCCGCCGTGCGTACCCCGACGATCGCCGCGGTGGCCGGATACGCGCTCGGCGGCGGCTGCGAGCTCGCGATGATGTGCGATCTGCTGATCGCCGCCGACACCGCGAAGTTCGGCCAGCCCGAGATCAAACTCGGTGTACTGCCGGGCATGGGCGGTTCGCAGCGCCTGACCCGCGCTATCGGCAAGGCCAAGGCGATGGACCTGATCCTGACCGGTCGCACCATCGGCGCCGAGGAAGCCGAACGCAGCGGCCTGGTGTCGCGGGTGGTACCGGCCGACGATCTGCTCAGCGAGGCCAAGGCCGTCGCCACCACGATTTCGCAGATGTCGCTCTCGGCGTCCCGGATGGCCAAGGAAGCCGTCAACCGGGCCTTCGAATCCACCCTGGCCGAGGGACTTCTCTACGAACGCAGGCTGTTCCATTCGACTTTCGCAACGGAGGATCAATCCGAAGGGATGGCGGCATTCGTCGAAAAGCGGGCTCCCAACTTCACGCATCGGTAA
- a CDS encoding enoyl-CoA hydratase/isomerase family protein, which produces MTEGATEESDEILARVDNGVGLITLNRPKAINSLNQTMVDVLGPLLTRWESDDAVRAVVLSGAGERGLCAGGDVVAVYHSARKDGVEVRKFWHDEYLLNGQIGRFAKPYVALMDGIVMGGGVGVSAHGNVRVVTETSKVAMPEVGIGFIPDVGGAFILSRAPGGLGLYAALSGATLSGSDAIALGLADHYMPHDKLEAFSQAIVDDGIESALAAHAVEPPPSDLVAQQSWIDECFAGDTAQDIIAALRKHHAEPARKAAELIATRSPIAVSVTLEAIRRAAKMDTLEEVLVQDYRVSSASARSHDLVEGIRAQIIDKDRNPKWSPPDFAAVSAADIDAYFAPVDDDLSF; this is translated from the coding sequence GTGACCGAAGGCGCGACTGAGGAATCCGACGAGATTTTGGCCCGTGTCGACAATGGCGTCGGCCTGATCACGCTCAACCGCCCCAAAGCAATCAACTCGCTGAATCAGACGATGGTCGACGTGCTGGGCCCGTTGCTGACGCGCTGGGAAAGCGACGACGCGGTGCGCGCGGTGGTGCTGTCGGGGGCCGGCGAGCGCGGGTTGTGCGCCGGCGGCGACGTGGTCGCGGTCTATCACAGCGCCCGCAAGGACGGCGTCGAGGTGCGGAAGTTCTGGCACGACGAGTATCTGCTCAACGGCCAGATCGGCCGGTTCGCCAAGCCGTACGTGGCGTTGATGGACGGCATCGTGATGGGCGGCGGCGTCGGCGTCAGCGCGCACGGCAACGTGCGCGTGGTCACCGAAACCTCGAAGGTGGCAATGCCGGAGGTCGGCATCGGATTCATCCCCGACGTCGGCGGGGCGTTCATCCTGTCCCGGGCGCCGGGCGGCCTGGGGCTCTACGCCGCGCTGAGCGGCGCGACGCTTTCCGGATCCGACGCCATCGCACTGGGATTGGCCGACCACTACATGCCGCACGACAAACTCGAGGCATTCAGCCAAGCGATCGTCGACGACGGCATCGAGAGCGCACTGGCTGCCCACGCCGTCGAGCCACCGCCCAGTGACCTTGTCGCACAACAGTCTTGGATTGACGAGTGCTTTGCCGGCGACACCGCGCAGGACATCATCGCGGCGCTGCGCAAGCATCACGCCGAGCCGGCACGAAAGGCCGCCGAGCTGATCGCCACCCGGTCCCCCATCGCGGTGTCGGTGACGCTGGAGGCGATCCGGCGAGCCGCCAAGATGGACACACTGGAAGAGGTTCTGGTCCAAGACTATCGAGTGTCGTCGGCATCGGCGCGCTCTCACGACCTGGTGGAAGGCATTCGAGCACAGATCATCGACAAGGATCGCAACCCGAAGTGGTCGCCGCCGGACTTCGCCGCGGTTTCCGCGGCCGACATCGACGCGTATTTCGCGCCGGTCGACGACGACTTGAGTTTCTAG
- a CDS encoding Bax inhibitor-1/YccA family protein, with product MRETSNPVFRSLPKQSGGYAQFGTGAAQMQQGYYQADPYTAPYQEARATRPVTIDDVVTKTGITLGVLTVAAIVSYFMVSANLALAMPLTLVGALGGFVLVMIATFGRKQDNPGIVLSYAVLEGLFLGAVSFVFANFQVSNVNAGALIGEAVLGTFGVFFGMLVVYKTGAIRVTPKFTRWVVGAMFGALALMIGNLVIGFFNHGTGLGLRSGGPLAILFSLVVIGIAAFSFLIDFDAADQMIRAGAPEKAAWGIALGLTVTLVWLYLEILRLLSYLQND from the coding sequence GTGCGGGAGACCAGCAACCCGGTATTTCGTTCGCTGCCCAAGCAGAGCGGCGGATATGCGCAATTCGGCACTGGCGCGGCCCAGATGCAGCAGGGGTACTACCAAGCCGACCCCTACACGGCTCCATACCAGGAGGCCAGGGCCACCCGGCCGGTGACCATCGACGACGTCGTCACCAAGACGGGCATCACGCTGGGCGTGCTGACCGTCGCGGCGATCGTCTCGTACTTCATGGTGTCGGCCAACCTCGCCCTGGCGATGCCGCTGACCCTGGTCGGGGCGCTCGGCGGTTTCGTGCTGGTGATGATCGCGACCTTCGGCCGCAAGCAGGACAACCCGGGCATCGTGCTCAGCTACGCCGTCCTCGAGGGCCTGTTCCTCGGCGCGGTCTCGTTCGTCTTCGCCAACTTCCAGGTGTCGAACGTCAACGCCGGCGCGCTGATCGGCGAGGCGGTCCTGGGCACCTTCGGGGTGTTCTTCGGCATGCTCGTCGTCTACAAGACCGGCGCTATCCGGGTGACCCCCAAGTTCACCCGTTGGGTGGTCGGCGCGATGTTCGGTGCGCTGGCCCTGATGATCGGCAACCTCGTCATCGGGTTCTTCAACCATGGAACGGGTCTGGGTCTGCGCAGCGGTGGACCGTTGGCGATCCTGTTCTCGCTGGTCGTGATCGGCATTGCCGCGTTCAGCTTCCTGATCGACTTCGATGCGGCCGACCAGATGATCCGCGCGGGAGCTCCCGAGAAGGCGGCGTGGGGTATCGCGCTCGGCCTGACCGTGACGCTGGTCTGGCTGTACCTCGAGATCCTGCGTCTGCTCAGTTATCTGCAGAACGATTAG